In Phragmites australis chromosome 16, lpPhrAust1.1, whole genome shotgun sequence, one DNA window encodes the following:
- the LOC133896237 gene encoding BTB/POZ and MATH domain-containing protein 1-like, whose product MRKTKLDLLTVDFVQDDCLLIECDVIVIKESLVKETALASNFDIQVPPSDLSDDRRRLLELKEETDVTFEVEGEVFHAHKIVLTMRSPVFKVELYEPKRDTGGMENKTIECMDPVVFEALLHFIYTDSFPVMDDLDHDEKEDMVKHFLVATDRYGMERMKSVCESILCKGFDVESVASTLALAAQHCCISLKDACIEFIISRNRMDVVLANQGYEHPKRVCLAAAVELWEKAAKSIWYNKIIQGELMNCYVS is encoded by the coding sequence ATGAGGAAGACCAAACTAGACTTGTTGACAGTGGATTTCGTGCAAGACGACTGCCTCCTGATAGAGTGTGATGTCATAGTAATCAAAGAATCACTGGTGAAAGAGACGGCTCTCGCCTCCAACTTCGATATTCAAGTCCCACCCTCAGACTTATCGGACGACCGTAGAAGATTGCTAGAGTTAAAGGAGGAAACTGATGTGACATTCGAGGTAGAAGGTGAGGTTTTCCATGCCCACAAGATTGTGCTCACAATGCGCTCTCCAGTCTTTAAAGTGGAACTCTACGAGCCGAAGAGAGACACAGGAGGTATGGAGAACAAAACAATCGAATGTATGGATCCTGTTGTTTTCGAGGCATTGCTTCACTTCATATATACTGATTCGTTTCCCGTCATGGATGATCTTGATCATGATGAGAAAGAAGACATGGTTAAGCATTTTCTTGTAGCTACGGACAGGTATGGCATGGAAAGGATGAAGTCGGTATGCGAGAGCATCCTTTGCAAGGGATTTGATGTTGAGAGTGTCGCATCCACTTTAGCTTTAGCTGCCCAGCATTGCTGTATCAGTCTCAAAGATGCTTGCATTGAATTTATCATCTCTCGGAATAGAATGGATGTTGTGTTAGCAAACCAAGGGTACGAGCACCCCAAGAGAGTTTGTCTCGCTGCTGCTGTGGAACTATGGGAGAAAGCAGCTAAGTCGATATGGTACAATAAGATCATCCAGGGTGAACTTATGAATTGCTATGTTAGTTGA